A genomic stretch from Lathyrus oleraceus cultivar Zhongwan6 chromosome 2, CAAS_Psat_ZW6_1.0, whole genome shotgun sequence includes:
- the LOC127119756 gene encoding nucleolar protein 12, with protein MGKKKQKEPQQTPKNDTVSSSSSVFDVLFGNAPEQITGTAASLFSDDNPFKRKPPQPALIADVTDNTPNPEICVVDEKKRKRNKEKSPVLDSNSAIEVSEKKKKKKSGLNEKEGEEKQLVLDVVAIGQKKKRKRDEVEKEWEEKKYGIVEGGDEDEREGFENEKVGSKRKVRDNPADMMVSKEGFDDEDKLLRTIFVGNLPLKVKKKTLLKEFKNFGEVESVRIRSVPLQDTKKPRKGAILAKKINESAESVNAYVVFKTEESAQASLSHNMTVVEGNHIRVDRACPPRKKLKGDNSQLYDNKRTVFVGNLPFDVKDEELYQLFGGIPNLESSVEAIRVVRDPHLNVGKGIAYVLFKTKEAANSIVNKRSLNLRDRALRLSRANANASTTPSKRPHSPAARLSHGKPDATPSKRPYTPAAQAHSTPAKKFSAASKSPSSNKNGSNRKTTASYQGLRATKSDVHKKSHGGEKPKERTKKRPTVAARKAKAKVQQEGGTPKQAGSKGTPKYAGSKGTPKQAGSKGTPKQAGSKRKFDSRTPDSSGRVMKAQKKR; from the exons ATGGGTAAAAAGAAGCAGAAGGAGCCGCAACAAACCCCTAAAAACGACACCGTCTCATCCTCTTCCAGTGTTTTCGATGTTCTCTTCGGCAACGCGCCGGAACAGATAACCGGCACTGCCGCTTCTCTTTTTTCCGACGACAACCCCTTTAAGAGAAAGCCTCCACAACCTGCTCTCATTGCTGATGTTACCGATAACACTCCAAATCCCGAAATCTGCGTTGTAGATGAGAAGAAGAGAAAGAGGAACAAAGAGAAAAGCCCCGTGCTTGATTCAAATTCTGCAATCGAAGTTTctgagaagaagaaaaagaagaaaagtGGTTTGAACGAGAAAGAAGGGGAAGAGAAACAGCTTGTTTTGGATGTAGTAGCGATTGGTcagaagaagaagaggaaaagGGACGAGGTTGAGAAAGAGTGGGAGGAGAAGAAGTATGGGATTGTTGAGGgaggagatgaagatgaaagggaaggGTTTGAGAATGAAAAAGTTGGGAGCAAGAGAAAAGTGCGTGATAATCCAGCAGATATGATGGTTTCAAAGGAAGGTTTTGATGATGAAGATAAGCTTTTGAGGACTATTTTTGTTGGAAATTTGCCTCTTAAGGTGAAAAAGAAGACTTTGTTGAAGGAGTTTAAGAACTTTGGTGAAGTTGAATCTGTCAGGATTCGCTCTGTTCCTTTACAAGAT ACTAAAAAGCCTAGAAAGGGAGCCATCCTTGCGAAGAAGATCAATGAATCAGCTGAAAG TGTTAATGCTTACGTTGTTTTCAAAACTGAGGAATCTGCTCAGGCTTCATTGTCCCACAATATGACTGTG GTTGAAGGAAACCACATTCGTGTTGACAGGGCATGCCCGCCCCGCAAGAAACTTAAAGGGGATAATTCTCAGCTTTATGATAATAAGAGAACTGTTTTTGTGGGTAACCTCCCATTTGATGTAAAG GATGAAGAACTTTATCAGCTATTTGGTGGTATACCCAATCTAGAATCAAGTGTAGAAGCTATAAGAGTTGTTCGTGATCCTCATCTTAATGTTGGAAAGGGAATTGCTTATGTGCTATTTAAAACAAAG GAAGCTGCCAATTCCATTGTTAATAAACGATCCTTGAATCTTCGAGATCGAGCATTGAGACTCAGTCGTGCCAACGCAAATGCTAGTACTACCCCATCTAAAAGGCCACACTCTCCAGCGGCACGACTCAGTCATGGCAAACCAGATGCTACTCCATCTAAAAGGCCATACACTCCAGCAGCACAAGCTCATAGTACCCCTGCAAAGAAGTTTTCAGCTGCTTCAAAGTCTCCTTCAAGCAATAAAAACGGGTCAAACAGAAAAACTACTGCATCTTATCAGGGTCTGCGTGCAACCAAATCTGATGTCCACAAGAAAAGTCATGGTGGAGAAAAACCAAAAGAGCGCACAAAGAAAAGACCAACAGTGGCTGCCAGAAAGGCTAAAGCTAAAGTGCAACAGGAGGGTGGTACACCCAAACAAGCAGGGTCAAAAGGTACCCCAAAATATGCAGGGTCAAAAGGTACCCCAAAACAAGCAGGGTCAAAAGGTACACCAAAACAAGCAGGGTCAAAACGCAAGTTTGATAGTCGTACTCCTGACAGTTCCGGACGAGTTATGAAAGCTCAAAAGAAGCGGTAG